One window from the genome of Cyclobacterium amurskyense encodes:
- a CDS encoding phytoene desaturase family protein, translating into MDATFDAVVVGSGPNGLSAAIVLQKHGLNVLLIEGKDTIGGGMRTMELTLPGFKHDVCSAIHPMAAAGPFFKTLPLDQYGLEFIHAKTLAGHPLPDGSVVSLHRSLFETADHLGKDKKAYIDLLKPLCDHWDTLSPDILSPLKFPKNPIKLGLFGINALKPSTLLAHKFKETNTRALWAGMAAHGIQPLTNIATSAIGMVLMAAGHHSGWPMIKGGSQSLADALANYFLSIGGKIEKGKMITHHSQLPNAKLVMFDLSPKNLLKIAGDKFSKLYRWQLSRYRYGMGVYKMDFALSQPIPWKSEALKGAGTVHLGGTLEDITKSEKLVWEGKYSENPYVLLSQQSLFDNTRSPEGYHTAWAYCHVPAGSERNMTSTIEDQIEKHAPGFKDTIIGKHTFNSKEIENYNPNYIGGDINSGVQDWSQIFTRPALRTSPYRTSFKNYYICSASTPPGGGVHGMGGYYAAKRAIKDLF; encoded by the coding sequence ATGGACGCAACTTTTGATGCCGTTGTCGTAGGATCTGGACCAAACGGTCTTTCAGCGGCAATTGTTTTACAAAAGCATGGACTAAATGTCCTACTAATCGAGGGTAAGGATACAATTGGTGGTGGCATGCGCACAATGGAACTTACCCTTCCTGGTTTTAAACATGACGTTTGTTCAGCCATCCATCCCATGGCTGCTGCCGGCCCGTTTTTTAAAACATTGCCACTTGACCAATATGGCCTTGAATTTATTCATGCTAAAACCTTGGCAGGTCATCCGCTACCGGATGGGTCCGTAGTTTCCTTGCACCGCTCCCTATTTGAAACTGCAGATCATTTGGGCAAGGACAAAAAAGCCTATATTGATTTATTAAAACCACTTTGCGATCATTGGGACACGCTTTCTCCAGACATTTTATCCCCATTAAAATTTCCAAAAAATCCGATAAAACTGGGTTTATTTGGAATTAATGCACTTAAACCCTCCACCCTACTTGCACATAAATTCAAAGAAACCAATACCAGGGCACTTTGGGCAGGGATGGCAGCGCATGGTATCCAACCCCTAACCAATATAGCTACTTCGGCTATAGGCATGGTACTGATGGCAGCTGGCCATCATAGTGGCTGGCCAATGATAAAAGGAGGTTCACAATCCCTCGCTGATGCTTTAGCTAATTATTTTCTATCCATAGGAGGTAAAATTGAAAAAGGGAAAATGATAACTCACCACAGTCAACTTCCTAACGCAAAATTGGTAATGTTTGACCTGAGTCCTAAAAATTTATTAAAGATAGCCGGGGACAAGTTCTCCAAATTGTATCGGTGGCAATTAAGTAGATATAGGTATGGAATGGGGGTTTATAAAATGGATTTCGCACTTTCACAACCTATTCCATGGAAATCCGAAGCGCTCAAGGGTGCTGGCACAGTACACCTAGGAGGTACGCTGGAAGACATTACAAAATCCGAAAAATTAGTTTGGGAAGGTAAATACAGTGAAAACCCCTATGTCCTTCTATCCCAACAAAGCCTATTTGACAATACACGTTCCCCAGAAGGTTATCATACAGCATGGGCATATTGCCATGTACCTGCAGGGTCCGAACGCAACATGACATCCACTATTGAAGATCAAATAGAGAAACATGCGCCTGGTTTTAAGGACACGATAATTGGAAAGCATACTTTCAATAGCAAGGAGATTGAAAATTATAACCCAAACTATATTGGAGGAGATATCAATTCTGGAGTACAGGACTGGTCACAAATATTTACGAGACCCGCACTAAGGACATCTCCTTATAGAACCTCCTTCAAAAACTATTATATCTGCTCAGCATCCACTCCACCGGGTGGCGGCGTTCATGGAATGGGTGGCTATTATGCTGCAAAAAGAGCTATTAAAGATTTATTCTAA
- a CDS encoding alpha/beta hydrolase: protein MRPIALILFLMVSMHLEAQQIIDLYQDAIPNSKPYPMKEIVTEKNGQIAWIQKVSKPTLTIYQPDKEIATGAAVIICPGGGYSGESYLKEGTIIAETFVRKGIAAFILKYRLPSDSIMVDKSIGPLQDAQQAIKTVRQNASKWELDPEKIGIMGFSAGGHLASTAGTHFDKSYIPNDENISLRPDFMVLIYPVISMKDELTHPGSQQNLLGNAPSEEQKLLFSNELQVGPNTPLTWLTHTGDDNVVSVENSIQFYQALIRNEILSEMHLYPKGNHGFVLSLPTEEWMQPLFDWMDKSGIVN from the coding sequence ATGAGACCAATTGCTTTAATCTTATTTTTAATGGTTTCCATGCATTTGGAAGCACAACAAATCATAGACCTCTATCAGGATGCTATTCCCAACAGCAAGCCGTATCCAATGAAAGAAATAGTCACTGAGAAAAACGGACAAATTGCTTGGATTCAGAAGGTTTCAAAGCCAACATTGACCATCTATCAACCGGATAAAGAAATAGCCACTGGCGCAGCAGTAATTATATGCCCAGGTGGTGGTTACTCTGGAGAAAGCTATCTTAAAGAAGGAACCATAATTGCAGAAACTTTTGTACGCAAGGGAATTGCCGCATTTATACTGAAATACCGTTTACCCAGTGATTCAATCATGGTGGATAAATCAATAGGCCCCTTACAAGATGCCCAACAGGCAATTAAAACGGTACGCCAAAATGCTTCAAAATGGGAATTGGACCCCGAAAAAATTGGCATTATGGGATTTTCCGCGGGTGGACACTTGGCTTCTACGGCCGGAACCCACTTTGATAAATCTTACATACCAAATGATGAGAACATTAGTTTAAGACCTGATTTCATGGTTTTGATTTATCCTGTAATCAGCATGAAAGACGAGCTAACCCATCCCGGTTCCCAACAAAATTTACTTGGAAATGCTCCTTCTGAAGAACAAAAATTATTGTTCTCTAATGAGTTGCAAGTTGGTCCCAATACTCCACTAACATGGTTAACTCACACTGGCGATGACAATGTGGTTAGTGTTGAAAACAGTATTCAATTTTACCAGGCATTAATTCGAAACGAAATTCTTTCAGAAATGCACCTCTACCCAAAAGGGAATCATGGGTTTGTATTGAGTTTACCTACCGAAGAGTGGATGCAACCTTTGTTTGATTGGATGGATAAAAGCGGAATAGTCAATTGA
- a CDS encoding bifunctional rhamnulose-1-phosphate aldolase/short-chain dehydrogenase, whose amino-acid sequence MAITKDTFKHVDYLWDDEKAKALGDDQVALLLYRSNILGADLRITNYGGGNTSCKTIEKDPLTKEDTEIMWIKGSGGDIGTLKRSGLAGLYMDKLLALKNVYRGLEFEDEMVALFNHCIYDLDSKAPSIDTPLHAVLPFKHIDHLHPDAAIAIAAAKDGEKITNELFEGQIAWVPWQRPGFDLALQLDKALKANPGIRGIMLGGHGLFTWGDTAYDCYINSLEVIDKASQYLEDNYGKDRPVFGGQKVSSLPAEERREQASIIAPHLRGLASGFNRMVGHFSDDERVLEFINSNDLEKLAPLGTSCPDHFLRTKIRPLVLEIAPDTDLSDMTEIKAYLEKEFEAYRQYYTKYYNDHKRDNSPGIRDSNPVVILWPGVGMFSYAKNKQTARVASEFYTNAINVMKGAEAVSSYVSLPLQEAFDIEYWLLEEAKLQRMPKEQPLSRKVAFVTGGAGGIGKAIADKMAEEGACVFITDINKDNLDKALATYGKDTGSGALMDVTNMEDIEKALKAACLKFGGVDIIVNCAGLAISKPIAQTTEKDWDILQSVLVKGQFAVSKAAVAILRAQDKGGDIVNIASKNALVSGPNNVGYGTAKAAQVHMSRLLAAELGPDKIRVNVVNPDAVIEGSKIWEGEWAKGRAKAYGITVEELPAFYAKRTIMNEIISVDDIANGVFAFVGGHLSKSTGNILNVDGGVAAAFVR is encoded by the coding sequence ATGGCAATTACAAAAGACACTTTTAAGCACGTAGATTATCTATGGGATGATGAAAAAGCAAAAGCTCTAGGAGACGATCAAGTAGCTCTATTGCTTTATCGCTCTAATATTTTGGGAGCAGATCTTAGAATCACCAATTATGGTGGTGGAAACACAAGCTGTAAAACCATTGAAAAAGATCCGCTTACAAAAGAGGATACCGAAATAATGTGGATCAAAGGTTCAGGTGGAGACATTGGAACATTGAAAAGGAGCGGACTTGCTGGATTGTACATGGACAAGTTACTTGCTCTTAAAAATGTATACAGAGGTTTGGAATTTGAAGATGAAATGGTGGCCTTATTCAACCATTGCATCTATGACTTGGATTCTAAAGCGCCTTCCATAGATACCCCTTTGCATGCTGTCTTGCCTTTCAAGCACATCGATCACCTTCACCCTGATGCGGCCATTGCAATAGCAGCAGCCAAAGACGGAGAAAAGATCACCAATGAGTTATTTGAAGGCCAAATTGCCTGGGTTCCGTGGCAAAGACCTGGATTCGACCTTGCGCTTCAATTAGACAAGGCGTTAAAAGCGAATCCTGGTATCAGAGGAATTATGCTTGGAGGACATGGTCTTTTCACTTGGGGAGATACTGCTTACGATTGCTATATCAATAGCCTTGAAGTAATTGACAAAGCTTCTCAATACCTTGAAGACAACTATGGTAAAGATCGTCCCGTATTTGGTGGACAGAAAGTCAGTTCTTTGCCAGCGGAAGAAAGAAGAGAACAAGCTTCTATCATTGCTCCTCACTTAAGAGGTCTTGCATCAGGTTTTAACCGCATGGTAGGTCACTTCTCAGATGATGAAAGAGTATTGGAATTCATCAATAGCAATGACCTTGAAAAACTTGCTCCACTAGGAACAAGCTGTCCTGATCACTTCCTAAGAACCAAAATCAGACCTCTAGTATTGGAAATTGCTCCTGATACGGACCTTTCTGACATGACAGAGATTAAGGCTTATCTTGAAAAAGAATTTGAAGCCTACAGACAATATTATACCAAATATTACAATGACCACAAACGTGACAACAGTCCTGGTATAAGGGATTCTAATCCAGTAGTTATTTTATGGCCAGGAGTAGGTATGTTCTCCTACGCTAAGAACAAACAAACTGCAAGGGTGGCAAGTGAATTTTACACGAATGCCATCAATGTAATGAAGGGTGCCGAAGCTGTTTCTTCCTACGTTTCTTTGCCATTGCAAGAAGCATTTGACATTGAGTACTGGTTATTGGAAGAAGCCAAACTTCAAAGAATGCCTAAAGAACAACCTCTTTCCAGAAAAGTAGCATTCGTAACCGGTGGTGCTGGTGGAATCGGTAAAGCCATTGCTGATAAAATGGCTGAAGAAGGTGCCTGTGTATTTATCACAGACATCAACAAAGACAACCTTGACAAAGCCCTTGCTACTTATGGCAAAGATACTGGTTCAGGAGCCTTGATGGATGTAACCAATATGGAAGACATAGAAAAAGCCCTTAAAGCTGCTTGTCTTAAATTTGGTGGTGTTGACATCATCGTAAACTGTGCTGGCTTGGCCATCTCTAAACCAATTGCACAAACCACTGAAAAAGATTGGGATATTCTTCAATCTGTATTGGTAAAAGGACAATTTGCTGTATCTAAGGCAGCTGTTGCGATATTAAGAGCTCAGGATAAAGGTGGAGACATCGTTAATATTGCCAGTAAAAATGCCTTGGTTTCAGGACCTAATAACGTAGGGTATGGTACTGCCAAAGCAGCTCAGGTACACATGAGCAGATTGCTTGCAGCTGAGCTTGGCCCAGACAAGATCCGAGTGAATGTAGTCAACCCTGACGCAGTGATTGAAGGTAGTAAAATATGGGAAGGCGAATGGGCCAAAGGCAGAGCCAAAGCTTACGGAATCACCGTTGAAGAACTTCCTGCATTCTATGCCAAGCGCACGATCATGAATGAAATCATATCGGTAGATGACATTGCCAATGGCGTTTTTGCTTTCGTTGGAGGTCATTTGAGCAAGAGTACCGGAAATATCTTAAACGTAGATGGAGGAGTTGCTGCTGCCTTTGTCAGATAA
- a CDS encoding sugar isomerase: MRIDKNQINTINNRALPDHRESFEYLSNKLSTKGLDTSLLIKKIQDFQIAIPSWALGTGGTRFGRFPGGGEPRSLEEKIDDVGLIHALNAGSGAISLHIPWDIPGDIDAVKAHATSHNLLFDAVNSNTFQDQPDQEHSYKFGSLCHADAKVRQQAVDHNLEVIKYGDQLGSKALTVWLADGSSFPGQMNFRKALQNTLDSLKAIYQGLPSDWKMFVEYKPYEPNFYHTVIQDWGTSHLLASQLGEKAFTLVDLGHHLPNTNIEQIVATLMMQGKLGGFHFNDSKFGDDDLTVGAMKPYQLFLIFNELVEGMEDKTSKNPSPAWMIDASHNLKDPMEDLLQSVEAIQLAYAQALTVDRVALENARAENDAVLAQEILQNSFRTDLRPLIAEARLQAEAAIYPVEVYRDLAVRKTLIKERGAKSLATGL, encoded by the coding sequence ATGAGAATTGATAAAAATCAAATCAATACAATAAATAACAGAGCTCTCCCGGATCACCGGGAGAGTTTTGAGTATCTAAGCAATAAATTAAGTACCAAAGGTCTTGACACTAGTCTTTTAATTAAAAAGATCCAGGATTTTCAAATCGCCATTCCTAGCTGGGCCCTTGGCACTGGAGGAACTCGATTTGGTAGATTCCCTGGAGGAGGAGAACCAAGGTCGCTTGAAGAAAAAATAGATGATGTAGGCCTAATCCATGCGTTAAATGCAGGATCTGGTGCTATTTCCCTACACATTCCTTGGGACATCCCTGGCGATATTGATGCTGTAAAGGCCCATGCCACCTCTCACAACTTACTTTTCGACGCGGTCAATTCCAACACCTTTCAGGATCAACCTGATCAGGAGCACTCTTACAAGTTTGGCTCTTTGTGTCATGCAGATGCTAAAGTAAGGCAACAGGCTGTTGACCATAACCTTGAGGTAATTAAATATGGGGACCAGCTCGGTTCTAAAGCTTTAACAGTTTGGCTAGCAGATGGATCTTCCTTTCCAGGACAAATGAATTTCCGGAAAGCCCTTCAAAACACACTGGATTCCCTAAAAGCCATTTATCAGGGGCTTCCATCAGATTGGAAAATGTTTGTGGAGTACAAGCCTTACGAGCCAAACTTTTACCATACGGTAATTCAGGATTGGGGAACCTCGCATTTATTGGCTTCCCAATTGGGAGAAAAGGCATTTACCTTGGTAGATTTAGGTCACCATCTGCCCAACACAAATATTGAGCAAATAGTAGCGACCCTAATGATGCAAGGAAAATTAGGTGGGTTCCATTTTAATGATTCCAAATTTGGTGATGACGACCTGACGGTAGGCGCCATGAAACCTTACCAATTGTTTCTAATATTCAACGAATTGGTTGAGGGAATGGAAGATAAAACATCCAAAAATCCTTCTCCTGCATGGATGATAGATGCCAGTCATAACCTAAAAGACCCAATGGAAGATTTGCTTCAATCAGTTGAAGCCATACAATTGGCTTATGCACAGGCATTGACGGTAGATAGAGTTGCATTGGAAAATGCAAGAGCGGAAAATGATGCTGTGCTGGCACAGGAAATCTTGCAAAATTCCTTTAGAACAGATTTAAGGCCTTTAATCGCAGAAGCAAGGCTTCAAGCCGAGGCGGCCATCTATCCTGTAGAAGTATACCGAGACCTGGCTGTGAGAAAAACCCTGATCAAAGAAAGAGGTGCCAAATCACTTGCTACCGGTCTATAA
- a CDS encoding FGGY-family carbohydrate kinase, producing MPIPVTAIFDIGKTNKKFFLFDENLNEIKEEYVQFPTIKDDDGFECDDLEKITKWAKENVEKLCKDPQYEIKALNFSTYGATFVSIGEDGKPVTPIYNYLKDFPEDVHQEFYAKYPEESINQTTASPTLGMLNSGLQLYWLKRKKPEVFKKIKYSLHLPQYISYLFTGEIVTEPTSIGCHTKLWDFPKGDYHQWVYEEGIAEKLPRQVPTTHSFEKEICGQKVQIGVGIHDSSSALASYLIKIKEPFLLISTGTWSISLNPFPKRELTYQELQNDCLNFLSIHGKTVKASRFFLGYELDHQLAKMNNVFGKEPKFYKGISPDEKLVSQLLNGELAGTFYPETIARTPMVAEIFPENNWDIAAFSNYEEAFHHLIFGLVRMQVASLMLAKGATTTKKVYIDGGFVHNKVFIRFLNALLEGYELEVSDFPLGSAYGAALMLNAFK from the coding sequence ATGCCCATTCCGGTAACCGCCATCTTTGATATAGGAAAAACAAATAAGAAATTTTTTCTCTTTGATGAAAATCTGAATGAGATTAAAGAAGAATATGTACAATTTCCGACGATTAAAGATGACGACGGATTTGAGTGTGATGATTTAGAAAAAATCACAAAATGGGCCAAAGAAAATGTAGAGAAATTGTGCAAGGATCCTCAATATGAGATCAAGGCATTAAATTTCTCTACTTATGGCGCCACCTTCGTTTCTATAGGTGAAGATGGCAAACCCGTAACCCCAATTTACAATTACCTTAAGGATTTTCCTGAGGATGTTCATCAGGAGTTTTATGCCAAATACCCTGAAGAGAGCATCAATCAAACCACCGCTTCCCCCACACTTGGGATGCTGAATTCTGGTTTACAGTTGTATTGGCTTAAGAGAAAAAAACCTGAGGTATTCAAAAAAATTAAATACTCCTTACACCTTCCTCAGTACATCTCCTATCTCTTTACCGGAGAAATAGTAACTGAACCTACCTCAATTGGCTGCCACACCAAGTTGTGGGATTTCCCCAAAGGAGACTACCACCAATGGGTATATGAAGAAGGAATTGCTGAGAAATTACCCCGACAAGTACCCACCACGCATAGCTTTGAGAAAGAAATTTGTGGCCAAAAAGTACAAATAGGCGTAGGCATTCATGACAGCTCATCTGCTTTGGCCTCTTACCTTATAAAAATAAAGGAACCTTTTCTGCTTATTTCTACAGGTACCTGGAGCATTTCGCTCAACCCTTTCCCTAAACGAGAGCTGACTTATCAAGAATTACAAAATGACTGCTTGAATTTCTTGTCTATTCATGGCAAAACAGTTAAAGCCAGTAGGTTTTTCCTTGGCTACGAATTGGATCATCAGCTGGCCAAAATGAACAATGTCTTTGGTAAAGAGCCCAAATTTTACAAAGGCATCAGTCCTGATGAAAAATTAGTAAGCCAATTGCTTAATGGGGAGCTTGCAGGAACATTTTATCCTGAAACAATTGCTAGAACACCGATGGTGGCAGAGATATTCCCCGAAAACAATTGGGACATCGCGGCCTTTTCAAATTATGAGGAAGCTTTTCACCATTTAATTTTTGGGCTAGTCCGGATGCAAGTAGCCTCTTTGATGCTTGCTAAAGGTGCAACAACTACAAAAAAAGTGTATATTGATGGTGGTTTTGTCCACAATAAGGTATTTATCCGTTTTTTAAATGCTCTACTAGAAGGATATGAACTTGAAGTTTCAGATTTCCCTTTAGGATCAGCTTATGGGGCAGCTCTGATGTTGAATGCTTTTAAATAA
- a CDS encoding alpha/beta hydrolase, translating to MGSVSAQNQSLIMDLYPGEIPFQKVTQVKEVSKSEGIVRISNVQTPQIQVFLPSKSSANGQAVIICPGGGYGILAYDWEGTDIAKWLNSHGIAGIVLKYRLPSAITQTSPHLVPMSDGQQAIRLVRHHAEEWNIDPDKIGIMGFSAGGHLASTLGTHFDSGNPGSDDPILQQSCRPDFMILGYPVISFNEKFTHIGSRNSLIGKTPEAKWVNYFSNEEQIRSDTPPTFIFHSQDDTGVPVKHSLMFYEGLVAKKIPVEMHLYPLGQHGYSLSLNKEGTQKDWPNSCINWMKHLQ from the coding sequence ATGGGATCAGTAAGTGCCCAAAATCAATCGCTCATTATGGACCTATATCCTGGGGAAATTCCATTTCAAAAGGTTACCCAAGTAAAAGAAGTAAGTAAGAGTGAAGGAATTGTCCGAATCAGTAATGTTCAAACCCCTCAGATACAAGTCTTTTTACCATCAAAAAGCTCAGCAAACGGGCAAGCAGTAATCATCTGTCCTGGTGGAGGATATGGTATTTTGGCCTATGATTGGGAAGGGACTGATATAGCCAAATGGTTAAACAGTCATGGCATAGCTGGAATCGTTTTGAAATACAGGCTGCCTTCAGCTATAACACAAACGAGTCCCCACCTTGTACCTATGTCTGACGGACAACAGGCCATTAGATTGGTAAGGCATCATGCTGAAGAATGGAACATAGACCCTGACAAGATTGGTATTATGGGCTTTTCGGCTGGAGGACATCTGGCATCAACGTTAGGTACTCACTTTGATTCTGGTAACCCTGGATCAGATGATCCTATTTTGCAGCAATCTTGCCGACCAGATTTTATGATATTGGGCTATCCGGTAATATCCTTTAATGAAAAATTCACACATATTGGTTCAAGAAATAGCCTCATAGGCAAAACCCCTGAAGCCAAATGGGTAAATTATTTCAGCAACGAAGAACAAATTAGATCAGACACCCCCCCTACCTTTATTTTTCATTCACAGGATGATACGGGGGTACCTGTTAAGCACAGCCTAATGTTTTATGAAGGTCTTGTGGCTAAAAAAATCCCAGTTGAGATGCACTTGTACCCTTTAGGACAGCATGGATACTCTCTCTCTCTCAACAAAGAAGGCACACAAAAAGATTGGCCAAATAGCTGTATTAACTGGATGAAACATTTACAATGA
- a CDS encoding apiosidase-like domain-containing protein, with product MKMNLPALKVGENSRFLVNQNGEPFFWLGDTAWELIHKLSLAETQLYFQNRIEKGFTIIQTVILAELDGLTVPNANGDLPLKDLDPSQPNEAYFSHVDKIIELANEMGLYLALLPTWGDKFNKKWGTGPEVFTPENARAFGASLAKRYAKHQHIVWVLGGDRVPQDKEDEAIIEQMAMGIREFDKDSLITYHPNGGVIASDIFGKSTWLQVDMFQSRHQKNFREYTFVNKARNRQPVRPVINGEPGYENIPNLLNKWNFQRLDAADVRLSAYWSMLSGAAGYTYGCNEVWQMNTAESTPLFGAHLSWQEALDLPGARQMGILRSIFESLPWQQMHATRQIFAGINWPFSPPKLALSTSDQSCLLIYQSTGSKIKLKIKKGILNNSAVYWINPQNGRVTPTKAKGSNTFYSPNRLQDWLLLILSNKQRDQWHYTSS from the coding sequence ATGAAAATGAATTTGCCAGCACTTAAAGTTGGCGAAAATAGCCGTTTCTTGGTCAATCAAAATGGAGAACCATTCTTCTGGCTGGGAGATACCGCTTGGGAGCTTATCCATAAGTTATCCTTAGCGGAAACACAATTGTATTTTCAAAACCGGATAGAGAAAGGTTTTACTATAATTCAGACTGTAATATTAGCTGAATTGGATGGCCTCACGGTACCCAATGCCAATGGAGATCTCCCATTAAAAGACTTAGACCCCTCCCAACCAAATGAAGCTTATTTCAGCCATGTAGATAAGATAATAGAGTTGGCTAATGAAATGGGACTTTACCTTGCCCTACTTCCTACCTGGGGGGATAAGTTCAATAAAAAATGGGGCACTGGTCCTGAAGTTTTCACACCTGAAAACGCCAGAGCCTTCGGTGCTAGTTTGGCTAAGCGATATGCCAAGCACCAACATATCGTCTGGGTTTTGGGTGGAGACAGGGTACCTCAGGACAAAGAAGATGAGGCCATTATTGAACAAATGGCTATGGGAATCCGTGAATTTGACAAGGACAGCCTGATCACTTACCATCCCAACGGTGGTGTGATAGCCAGTGATATTTTTGGTAAATCCACATGGCTACAAGTAGACATGTTCCAGTCCAGGCACCAGAAAAATTTCCGGGAATACACCTTCGTGAACAAGGCCAGAAACAGGCAGCCAGTGAGACCGGTTATCAATGGTGAACCAGGTTATGAAAACATCCCCAACCTTTTAAACAAATGGAATTTCCAACGGCTGGATGCTGCCGATGTCAGGTTGTCCGCCTATTGGAGCATGCTGTCTGGCGCTGCCGGGTACACTTATGGCTGCAATGAAGTCTGGCAAATGAACACTGCGGAATCAACTCCATTATTTGGCGCCCACCTTTCCTGGCAGGAAGCTTTAGATCTCCCTGGTGCCAGACAGATGGGAATTTTAAGAAGTATATTCGAAAGCTTACCTTGGCAACAAATGCATGCTACAAGGCAAATATTCGCTGGAATAAATTGGCCATTCAGTCCTCCAAAATTGGCACTGAGTACCTCAGACCAAAGTTGCTTATTGATTTACCAATCTACAGGCAGCAAAATAAAACTGAAAATAAAAAAAGGAATTTTAAACAATAGTGCTGTCTATTGGATTAATCCCCAAAACGGTAGAGTTACTCCCACTAAAGCAAAAGGTTCAAACACCTTTTATTCCCCAAACAGGCTTCAGGATTGGTTACTTTTAATTCTATCAA